A stretch of DNA from Pseudomonas sp. HN11:
GCTTAGATGCTTTCAGCGGTTATCTATTCCGAACATAGCTACCCGGCAATGCCACTGGCGTGACAACCGGAACACCAGAGGTTCGTCCACTCCGGTCCTCTCGTACTAGGAGCAGCCCCTCTCAAATCTCAAACGTCCACGGCAGATAGGGACCGAACTGTCTCACGACGTTCTAAACCCAGCTCGCGTACCACTTTAAATGGCGAACAGCCATACCCTTGGGACCGGCTTCAGCCCCAGGATGTGATGAGCCGACATCGAGGTGCCAAACACCGCCGTCGATATGAACTCTTGGGCGGTATCAGCCTGTTATCCCCGGAGTACCTTTTATCCGTTGAGCGATGGCCCTTCCATACAGAACCACCGGATCACTAAGACCTACTTTCGTACCTGCTCGACGTGTCTGTCTCGCAGTCAAGCGCGCTTTTGCCTTTATACTCTACGACCGATTTCCGACCGGTCTGAGCGCACCTTCGTACTCCTCCGTTACTCTTTAGGAGGAGACCGCCCCAGTCAAACTACCCACCATACACTGTCCTCGATCCGGATAACGGACCTGAGTTAGAACCTCAAAGTTGCCAGGGTGGTATTTCAAGGATGGCTCCACGCAGACTGGCGTCCACGCTTCAAAGCCTCCCACCTATCCTACACAAGCAAATTCAAAGTCCAGTGCAAAGCTATAGTAAAGGTTCACGGGGTCTTTCCGTCTAGCCGCGGATACACTGCATCTTCACAGCGATTTCAATTTCACTGAGTCTCGGGTGGAGACAGCGCCGCCATCGTTACGCCATTCGTGCAGGTCGGAACTTACCCGACAAGGAATTTCGCTACCTTAGGACCGTTATAGTTACGGCCGCCGTTTACCGGGGCTTCGATCAAGAGCTTCGCGTTAGCTAACCCCATCAATTAACCTTCCGGCACCGGGCAGGCGTCACACCCTATACGTCCACTTTCGTGTTTGCAGAGTGCTGTGTTTTTAATAAACAGTCGCAGCGGCCTGGTATCTTCGACCGGCATGAGCTTACGGAGCAAGTCCTTCACCCTCACCGGCGCACCTTCTCCCGAAGTTACGGTGCCATTTTGCCTAGTTCCTTCACCCGAGTTCTCTCAAGCGCCTTGGTATTCTCTACCCAACCACCTGTGTCGGTTTGGGGTACGGTTCCTGGTTACCTGAAGCTTAGAAGCTTTTCTTGGAAGCATGGCATCAACCACTTCGTTAACTAAAAGTTAACTCGTCATCAGCTCTCGGCCTTAAGATCCCGGATTTACCTAAGATCTCAGCCTACCACCTTAAACTTGGACAACCAACGCCAAGCTGGCCTAGCCTTCTCCGTCCCTCCATCGCAATAACCAGAAGTACAGGAATATTAACCTGTTTTCCATCGACTACGCTTTTCAGCCTCGCCTTAGGGACCGACTAACCCTGCGTCGATTAACGTTGCGCAGGAAACCTTGGTCTTTCGGCGTGGGTGTTTTTCACACCCATTGTCGTTACTCATGTCAGCATTCGCACTTCTGATACCTCCAGCAAGCTTCTCAACTCACCTTCACAGGCTTACAGAACGCTCCTCTACCGCATCACTTACGTGATACCCGTAGCTTCGGTGTATGGTTTGAGCCCCGTTACATCTTCCGCGCAGGCCGACTCGACTAGTGAGCTATTACGCTTTCTTTAAAGGGTGGCTGCTTCTAAGCCAACCTCCTAGCTGTCTAAGCCTTCCCACATCGTTTCCCACTTAACCATAACTTTGGGACCTTAGCTGACGGTCTGGGTTGTTTCCCTTTTCACGACGGACGTTAGCACCCGCCGTGTGTCTCCCATGCTCGGCACTTGTAGGTATTCGGAGTTTGCATCGGTTTGGTAAGTCGGGATGACCCCCTAGCCGAAACAGTGCTCTACCCCCTACAGTGATACATGAGGCGCTACCTAAATAGCTTTCGAGGAGAACCAGCTATCTCCGAGCTTGATTAGCCTTTCACTCCGATCCACAGGTCATCCGCTAACTTTTCAACGGTAGTCGGTTCGGTCCTCCAGTTAGTGTTACCCAACCTTCAACCTGCCCATGGATAGATCGCCCGGTTTCGGGTCTATTCCCAGCGACTAGACGCCCTATTAAGACTCGCTTTCGCTACGCCTCCCCTATTCGGTTAAGCTCGCCACTGAAAATAAGTCGCTGACCCATTATACAAAAGGTACGCAGTCACCCAACAAAGTGGGCTCCCACTGCTTGTACGCATACGGTTTCAGGATCTATTTCACTCCCCTCTCCGGGGTTCTTTTCGCCTTTCCCTCACGGTACTAGTTCACTATCGGTCAGTCAGTAGTATTTAGCCTTGGAGGATGGTCCCCCCATATTCAGACAAAGTTTCTCGTGCTCCGTCCTACTCGATTTCATGACTAAGAGATTTTCGCGTACAGGGCTATCACCCACTATGGCCGCACTTTCCAGAGCGTTCCGCTAATCTCAAAGCCACTTAAGGGCTAGTCCCCGTTCGCTCGCCACTACTAAGGGAATCTCGGTTGATTTCTTTTCCTCAGGGTACTTAGATGTTTCAGTTCCCCTGGTTCGCCTCTTGCACCTATGTATTCAGTACAAGATAACCATCTTATGATGGCTGGGTTCCCCCATTCAGACATCTCCGGATCAAAGTCTGTTTGCCGACTCCCCGAAGCTTTTCGCAGGCTACCACGTCTTTCATCGCCTCTGACTGCCAAGGCATCCACCGTATGCGCTTCTTCACTTGACCATATAACCCCAAGCAATCTGGTTATACTGTGAAGACGACATTCGCCGAAAATTCGATAATACTCAAAACTGAGTAACTCACAAATTTTACCTTAGCCTGATCCGTTACCAGTGAAAGTAACGTTCAGTCTATCTTTCTATCACATACCCAAATTTTTAAAGAACGATCTAGTCAAAGACTAGAAATCAATATTCTCAACGGAATACTCATTTCTAAGCTTTCAAACCTTCAGAAGCAGTTATATGGTGGAGCCAAGCGGGATCGAACCGCTGACCTCCTGCGTGCAAGGCAGGCGCTCTCCCAGCTGAGCTATGGCCCCATAACAAAATTGGTGGGTCTGGGCAGATTCGAACTGCCGACCTCACCCTTATCAGGGGTGCGCTCTAACCAACTGAGCTACAGACCCAATTTCGAGCGCGCAACTGTTAGCTTGGAGCTATCAGCTTGGAGCTTAAAGCTGCTTCTATCGTCTTCTTCAATGAATCAAGCAATTCGTGTGGGAGCTTATGGAGCAGCTGATGTCGTCGATTAAGGAGGTGATCCAGCCGCAGGTTCCCCTACGGCTACCTTGTTACGACTTCACCCCAGTCATGAATCACACCGTGGTAACCGTCCTCCCGAAGGTTAGACTAGCTACTTCTGGTGCAACCCACTCCCATGGTGTGACGGGCGGTGTGTACAAGGCCCGGGAACGTATTCACCGCGACATTCTGATTCGCGATTACTAGCGATTCCGACTTCACGCAGTCGAGTTGCAGACTGCGATCCGGACTACGATCGGTTTTATGGGATTAGCTCCACCTCGCGGCTTGGCAACCCTCTGTACCGACCATTGTAGCACGTGTGTAGCCCAGGCCGTAAGGGCCATGATGACTTGACGTCATCCCCACCTTCCTCCGGTTTGTCACCGGCAGTCTCCTTAGAGTGCCCACCATCACGTGCTGGTAACTAAGGACAAGGGTTGCGCTCGTTACGGGACTTAACCCAACATCTCACGACACGAGCTGACGACAGCCATGCAGCACCTGTCTCAATGTTCCCGAAGGCACCAATCTATCTCTAGAAAGTTCATTGGATGTCAAGGCCTGGTAAGGTTCTTCGCGTTGCTTCGAATTAAACCACATGCTCCACCGCTTGTGCGGGCCCCCGTCAATTCATTTGAGTTTTAACCTTGCGGCCGTACTCCCCAGGCGGTCAACTTAATGCGTTAGCTGCGCCACTAAAAGCTCAAGGCTTCCAACGGCTAGTTGACATCGTTTACGGCGTGGACTACCAGGGTATCTAATCCTGTTTGCTCCCCACGCTTTCGCACCTCAGTGTCAGTATCAGTCCAGGTGGTCGCCTTCGCCACTGGTGTTCCTTCCTATATCTACGCATTTCACCGCTACACAGGAAATTCCACCACCCTCTACCATACTCTAGTCAGTCAGTTTTGAATGCAGTTCCCAGGTTGAGCCCGGGGATTTCACATCCAACTTAACAAACCACCTACGCGCGCTTTACGCCCAGTAATTCCGATTAACGCTTGCACCCTCTGTATTACCGCGGCTGCTGGCACAGAGTTAGCCGGTGCTTATTCTGTCGGTAACGTCAAAATTGCAGAGTATTAATCTACAACCCTTCCTCCCAACTTAAAGTGCTTTACAATCCGAAGACCTTCTTCACACACGCGGCATGGCTGGATCAGGCTTTCGCCCATTGTCCAATATTCCCCACTGCTGCCTCCCGTAGGAGTCTGGACCGTGTCTCAGTTCCAGTGTGACTGATCATCCTCTCAGACCAGTTACGGATCGTCGCCTTGGTGAGCCATTACCTCACCAACTAGCTAATCCGACCTAGGCTCATCTGATAGCGCAAGGCCCGAAGGTCCCCTGCTTTCTCCCGTAGGACGTATGCGGTATTAGCGTCCGTTTCCGAACGTTATCCCCCACTACCAGGCAGATTCCTAGGCATTACTCACCCGTCCGCCGCTCTCAAGAGAAGCAAGCTTCTCTCTACCGCTCGACTTGCATGTGTTAGGCCTGCCGCCAGCGTTCAATCTGAGCCATGATCAAACTCTTCAGTTCAAACATCTTTGGGTTTTTAAGAAACCCTAAACTTGGCTCAGCAATCGTTGGTTACATCTTTGATTTCTCGCGGAGTAACTTGTGATGCTGATAATCTTGTTGACTATCAGTCTGACCCCACAAGCACCCACACGAATTGCTTGATTCAGTTGTTAAAGAGCGGTTGGTTAAGATCTTTCGTCTCAACCGAGGCGCGCATTCTACAGCAGCCTCATTTGCTGTCAAGTGATTATTTTCAGAAGTTTTCGAAGATTTCGAAGATTTCTTCAACAACTTCAACCACTTGCGCTTGCGATCTCTCGTTAGCGGGAGGCGAATTCTACAGCGTTACACGCTGCTGTCAACACCTCTTTTTCAACTTCCTTTTGACTTCGATAACCTGAAGCAACTTACCGCCAAAACCTACATAACCCGTTGTTTACCAAGGAGTTTTCCGTTTCGACTGCGCCGGAAGTGGGGCGAATTATAGACAGATATAAATCGCCGTCAATACCCAACTACAGTTTTATTCGGATTTGAGCGTAATACGCGCAAATGCCTTCTTCCCAGCCTGACAAACGTGGGTAGCGCCCAGCTCGTATATAAAGGTGCGATCTACGACCTCACCATCTATACGCACGCCACCGGAACCCAGCAGATCACGGGCAACTGCCGAATTCTTGACCAGGCCTGCTTTATTAAGGACAGCAGCTATCGGCATCGCCTCACTAGCAGACAACTCGATCTCCGGCAGATCATCCGGCAGCTCGCCATCCTTCATGCGATTACCCGCAGCACGGTGAGCATTGGCCGCAGCCTCCTCACCATGGAAACGCGCAACAATCTCTTCTGCCAGCTTGATCTTCACGTCACGCGGGTTTGCACCCGCCTCTACGTCAGCACGCAGCGCATTGATCTCATCCATCGAGCGGAAGCTCAGCAGCTCAAAGTAACGCCACATCAGCGCATCAGGAATCGAGACGAGTTTGCCGTACATCACGCCCGGTGCTTCCTGGATACCGACATAGTTACCCAGGGACTTGGACATCTTCTTGACACCATCCAGGCCTTCCAGCAACGGCATGGTCAGAATGCACTGGGCTTCCTGCCCATACGCACGCTGCAGCTCACGCCCCATCAGCAGGTTGAACTTCTGGTCGGTGCCACCCAACTCAACATCCGCACGCAATGCGACCGAGTCATAGCCCTGAACCAACGGGTAGAGGAACTCGTGAATGGCAATCGGCTGATTGGTGGAGTAACGCTTGTCGAAGTCATCACGCTCAAGCATGCGCGCTACGGTGTACTGGGAGGTCAGGCGAATGAAGTCCGCCGGCCCCATCTGATCCATCCAAGTGGAGTTGAACGCCACCTCGGTCTTGGCGGGATCAAGGATCTTGAATACCTGCGTCTTGTAGGTCTCGGCGTTATCAAGAACCTGCTCACGCGTCAGCGGCGGGCGAGTGGTGCTCTTGCCGCTCGGATCACCGATCATCCCGGTGAAGTCACCTATAAGGAAGATGACCTGATGTCCCAGCTCCTGGAACTGACGCAACTTATTGATAAGCACGGTATGTCCCAGGTGCAGATCCGGCGCGGTCGGATCAAAGCCAGCCTTAATACGCAGGGGTTGGCCACGCTTGAGCTTTTCGATCAGCTCAGCTTCGACCAACAGTTCTTCCGCACCACGTTTTATCAGCGCTAGCTGCTCTTCAACCGACTTCATAACAGACCCGCAAGGCTCAGATTCAAAAGGGAACCAACCATACAAGATCAGGGACTAATTACAAGTTTTGCCCTGCGAACGGACACCGTTCAGCAAGCCCCGCGTTCG
This window harbors:
- the tyrS gene encoding tyrosine--tRNA ligase, with translation MKSVEEQLALIKRGAEELLVEAELIEKLKRGQPLRIKAGFDPTAPDLHLGHTVLINKLRQFQELGHQVIFLIGDFTGMIGDPSGKSTTRPPLTREQVLDNAETYKTQVFKILDPAKTEVAFNSTWMDQMGPADFIRLTSQYTVARMLERDDFDKRYSTNQPIAIHEFLYPLVQGYDSVALRADVELGGTDQKFNLLMGRELQRAYGQEAQCILTMPLLEGLDGVKKMSKSLGNYVGIQEAPGVMYGKLVSIPDALMWRYFELLSFRSMDEINALRADVEAGANPRDVKIKLAEEIVARFHGEEAAANAHRAAGNRMKDGELPDDLPEIELSASEAMPIAAVLNKAGLVKNSAVARDLLGSGGVRIDGEVVDRTFIYELGATHVCQAGKKAFARITLKSE